The following are from one region of the Acipenser ruthenus unplaced genomic scaffold, fAciRut3.2 maternal haplotype, whole genome shotgun sequence genome:
- the LOC117968829 gene encoding probable ATP-dependent RNA helicase ddx6, producing the protein MATARTENPAPMLMGLSKQNGQLRGQQKPAAPQSGPPGIGHPVKPPHLLQSAAPQKPGAPPNSGGIRFGDDWKKNLQLPPKDMRIRTSDVTSTKGNEFEDYCLKRELLMGIFEMGWEKPSPIQEESMPIALSGRDILARAKNGTGKSGAYLIPLLERLDLKKDNIQAIVMVPTRELALQVSQICIQISKHMGEVKVMATTGGTNLRDDIMRLDETVHVIIATPGRIVDLIKKGVAKVDRVQVMVMDEADKLLSQDFVVLIEEIISYLPKNRQILLYSATFPISVQKFMSKHLQKPYEINLMDELTLKGITQFYAYVTERQKVHCLNTLFSRLQINQSIIFCNSTQRVELLAKKITQLGYSCFYIHAKMMQEYRNRVFHDFRNGLCRNLVCTDLFTRGIDIQAVNVVINFDFPKNAETYLHRIGRSGRFGHLGLAINLITSEDRFNLKSIEDQLVTEIKPIPSSIDKSLYVAEYHSELHGQEAHDVALEEHP; encoded by the exons ATGGCCACAGCCAGGACCGAGAACCCTGCCCCGATGCTGATGGGACTGAGCAAACAGAACGGGCAGCTGAGAGGACAGCAAAAGCCTGCCGCCCCTCAGTCAGGACCCCCTGGGATCGGGCACCCCGTCAAGCCCCCTCACCTGCTGCAGAGCGCTGCCCCTCAGAAGCCTGGAGCTCCTCCGAACAGTGGAGGGATCAG GTTCGGGGATGACTGGAAGAAGAATCTACAGCTCCCTCCGAAGGACATGAGAATCAGGACTTCA GATGTAACTTCCACAAAAGGCAACGAGTTTGAAGATTACTGTTTGAAACGGGAGCTGCTGATGGGAATCTTTGAGATGGGCTGGGAGAAGCCTTCGCCCATTCAG GAGGAGAGTATGCCCATTGCACTGTCTGGACGGGACATTCTGGCCAGAGCCAAAAACGGGACGGGGAAGAGCGGCGCCTACCTCATCCCGCTTCTGGAACGGCTGGACCTCAAGAAGGATAATATCCAGG cgATCGTCATGGTTCCCACTCGTGAGCTCGCCCTGCAGGTCAGTCAGATCTGCATCCAGATCAGCAAACACATGGGAGAGGTGAAGGTGATGGCTACCACAGGAGGGACCAACCTGCGCGATGACATCATGAGGCTGGACGAGAccg TCCACGTGATAATCGCCACGCCCGGCAGAATCGTGGACCTGATTAAGAAAGGAGTGGCCAAAGTGGACCGGGTCCAGGTGATGGTGATGGATGAG gctGACAAGCTGCTGTCTCAGGACTTTGTGGTCCTAATCGAGGAGATCATCAGCTACCTCCCCAAAAACAGGCAGATCCTGCTCTACTCTGCCACCTTCCCCATCAGCGTACAGAAATTCATG agCAAGCACCTGCAGAAGCCCTATGAGATTAACCTGATGGACGAGCTCACCCTGAAAGGAATCACTCAGTTCTACGCTTACGTGACGGAGAGGCAGAAGGTGCACTGCCTGAACACGCTGTTCTCCAGG CTCCAAATTAACCAGTCGATCATCTTCTGCAACTCGACCCAGCGAGTGGAGCTTCTGGCCAAAAAGATCACCCAGCTGGGATACTCCTGCTTCTACATCCACGCCAAGATGATGCAG gAGTACAGAAACCGTGTGTTCCACGACTTCAGAAACGGATTGTGTAGGAACCTGGTCTGCACAG ATCTGTTCACAAGAGGCATCGATATCCAGGCAGTGAACGTGGTGATCAACTTCGACTTCCCAAAGAACGCAGAGACATACCTGCACCGCATCGGCCGGTCAG ggCGTTTTGGTCACCTGGGTCTGGCTATCAACCTGATCACTTCGGAGGACCGCTTCAACCTGAAATCCATCGAGGACCAGCTGGTGACGGAGATCAAGCCCATCCCGAGCAGCATCGACAAGAGCCTGTACGTGGCGGAGTACCACTCGGAGCTGCACGGGCAGGAAGCCCACGACGTGGCGCTGGAGGAGCACCCCTAA